A genomic region of Deltaproteobacteria bacterium contains the following coding sequences:
- a CDS encoding FAD-dependent oxidoreductase: MGARSPLKDKKQRIAVIGAGMAGLTAALELRHRGYTNVDIFEKESDVGGKIKTTVYQNRPYEMGAIIFSRQFRMISELAATYHQEHFDAATPSLVQKDGKLWTYFDFIRDRCGILNFTQAARRILTSAMWRDSKCQEAGFGQNAPTLFKTMSTFSESAHIAPAVGCIQSFMTGCGYGYYDEIPALYLMKLAPIVVKDLVACGLSFGLHQSWQLFTKGWQQLCRDMAADLRVHLNSPVSSVHRQHGSPIKITTKGSSELFDTLIITAPVDAVLGFLDCTEQERRLFQRVRYLRYMVTLIEAEGLVTASFADHISASSAGHINFLVQPYPDTNVFLVYQLLTDTITADEATDLASADISKIGGRVLKLITRKEWRYFPHVGPKDLAAGYYPALEGLQGEQATYYGGSLFGFETTEHTALYARALIRRYF; encoded by the coding sequence ATGGGAGCAAGAAGTCCGCTCAAGGATAAGAAGCAACGTATAGCCGTCATCGGCGCCGGGATGGCCGGTCTGACTGCCGCGCTCGAGCTGCGCCACCGCGGTTACACAAACGTTGATATCTTTGAGAAAGAGTCTGACGTCGGCGGCAAGATTAAAACGACCGTCTACCAAAATCGGCCGTATGAAATGGGAGCTATCATTTTCTCGCGACAGTTCCGCATGATATCTGAGCTTGCTGCAACCTACCATCAAGAGCACTTTGACGCTGCCACGCCGTCCCTCGTGCAAAAGGACGGCAAGCTCTGGACCTATTTCGATTTCATCAGAGATCGTTGCGGGATTCTGAACTTCACACAAGCCGCTCGCCGCATACTGACCTCTGCCATGTGGCGCGACAGCAAATGCCAGGAGGCTGGCTTTGGGCAAAATGCGCCCACGCTCTTTAAGACCATGAGTACATTCAGCGAGAGTGCGCACATCGCGCCAGCAGTTGGGTGCATCCAGTCGTTCATGACGGGATGTGGCTACGGTTACTATGACGAGATCCCGGCACTCTATCTCATGAAACTGGCACCCATCGTCGTGAAAGACCTCGTCGCATGCGGTTTATCCTTCGGACTTCACCAGAGCTGGCAATTATTTACCAAGGGTTGGCAGCAGCTTTGTCGCGATATGGCAGCTGACCTGAGAGTTCATCTCAATAGCCCGGTAAGCTCTGTACATCGTCAGCACGGCTCGCCCATCAAGATCACAACGAAGGGCTCAAGCGAGCTGTTTGATACTCTCATTATCACGGCACCCGTCGACGCTGTGCTGGGATTTCTAGACTGTACGGAGCAGGAGAGGCGCCTCTTTCAACGCGTCAGGTATCTGAGGTATATGGTAACCTTGATAGAGGCGGAGGGATTAGTGACGGCAAGTTTTGCAGACCATATATCCGCGTCCTCTGCTGGGCATATCAATTTCCTGGTACAACCCTATCCTGACACTAATGTTTTTTTGGTTTATCAGCTATTAACAGATACGATCACGGCTGACGAAGCAACTGATCTGGCCTCGGCCGATATCAGCAAGATCGGTGGACGCGTCCTCAAGCTAATTACGCGGAAGGAGTGGCGGTACTTCCCTCATGTCGGTCCCAAGGACTTGGCTGCGGGCTACTACCCAGCATTGGAAGGGCTGCAAGGTGAGCAGGCCACCTATTACGGGGGGTCGCTCTTTGGATTTGAGACGACGGAGCATACCGCCTTGTATGCGCGCGCTTTGATACGCAGGTATTTTTGA